Proteins encoded by one window of Kribbella italica:
- a CDS encoding acyl-CoA desaturase, with protein sequence MTPPAVAAPEAPTRAAQADELDVDTGTLGGEQKHVWEQVALALFIGIPFLAVLAAVPIAWGGFLGWRDIVIAVVFYTVAGHGISIGFHRLFTHKSFKPNRPMKYALAIAGSLAIEGPVIRWVADHRKHHKFSDRDGDPHSPWKYGNTLGALTKGFLHAHIGWLFDTEQTPQRQYAPDLLKDKDIVKVSRMFPFLVLVSLLLPAVIGGLWSWSIEGALTAFFWGSLVRIALLHHVTWSINSICHTIGDRPFKSRDKSGNVWWLAILSQGESWHNLHHSDPTCARHGVLKGQLDTSARCIWFFEQRGWVSDVRWPVPERLEARRVSAEEQAAEKAAEKAARSRRTKVAA encoded by the coding sequence ATGACTCCACCCGCCGTGGCCGCACCGGAGGCGCCGACCCGCGCCGCGCAGGCCGACGAGCTCGACGTCGACACCGGGACCCTCGGGGGTGAGCAGAAGCACGTCTGGGAACAGGTCGCGCTCGCGCTGTTCATCGGGATCCCGTTCCTGGCGGTGCTGGCCGCCGTACCGATCGCGTGGGGCGGGTTCCTGGGGTGGCGGGACATCGTCATCGCGGTGGTGTTCTACACGGTCGCGGGGCACGGCATCTCGATCGGGTTCCACCGGCTGTTCACGCACAAGTCGTTCAAGCCGAACCGGCCGATGAAGTACGCCCTGGCGATCGCCGGTTCGCTGGCGATCGAGGGGCCGGTGATTCGCTGGGTGGCCGACCACCGCAAGCACCACAAGTTCTCCGACCGCGACGGCGACCCGCACAGCCCGTGGAAGTACGGCAACACCCTCGGCGCGCTGACCAAGGGCTTCCTGCACGCGCACATCGGCTGGCTGTTCGACACCGAGCAGACGCCGCAGCGGCAGTACGCGCCGGATCTGCTGAAGGACAAGGACATCGTCAAGGTGTCGCGGATGTTCCCGTTCCTCGTGCTCGTGTCGCTGCTGCTGCCGGCCGTCATCGGCGGGCTGTGGTCGTGGTCGATCGAGGGCGCGCTGACCGCGTTCTTCTGGGGCAGCCTGGTCCGGATCGCGCTGCTGCACCACGTGACCTGGTCGATCAACTCGATCTGCCACACGATCGGCGACCGGCCGTTCAAGAGCCGGGACAAGTCGGGCAACGTCTGGTGGCTGGCGATCCTGAGCCAGGGCGAGTCGTGGCACAACCTGCACCACTCCGACCCGACCTGCGCGCGGCACGGCGTACTGAAGGGTCAGCTCGACACCTCGGCGCGCTGCATCTGGTTCTTCGAGCAGCGCGGCTGGGTCAGCGACGTGCGCTGGCCGGTGCCGGAGCGGCTCGAGGCGCGCCGGGTGAGCGCGGAGGAGCAGGCGGCCGAAAAGGCGGCCGAGAAGGCGGCGCGCAGTCGCCGCACCAAGGTCGCGGCCTGA
- a CDS encoding VOC family protein: protein MPGSTGGALVHINPILNVSDLQASIKFYTEVLDFELLGTFGYPADFGIIRWDQHEIYLCVNGQGQPGTWLALFVSEPAALCDRLVANDAEVLMPYAGDGGEFRVADPDGHVLRVFPSSTEE from the coding sequence ATGCCGGGTTCGACGGGCGGGGCTCTTGTCCACATCAACCCGATCCTGAACGTCTCCGATCTGCAGGCCAGCATCAAGTTCTACACAGAAGTCCTCGACTTCGAACTCCTGGGCACCTTCGGATATCCGGCCGACTTCGGCATCATCCGCTGGGACCAGCACGAGATCTATCTGTGCGTGAACGGCCAGGGACAGCCCGGGACGTGGCTCGCACTGTTCGTCAGCGAGCCCGCGGCGTTGTGCGACCGACTCGTCGCCAACGATGCCGAGGTCCTGATGCCCTACGCGGGGGACGGTGGCGAGTTCCGTGTCGCAGACCCGGACGGGCATGTGCTCCGGGTGTTCCCGAGCTCCACGGAGGAGTAG